In Streptomyces sp. NBC_00306, a single genomic region encodes these proteins:
- a CDS encoding AI-2E family transporter, which translates to MSRLPGWLAGLGAGITRASQRLDERRKEAAAGDLADEVVVPTPRPERIPAPPSYAPAVAAKPDPVSAIPWGMRVAAEAGWRLLVLAGTLWVLMRIISAVQLVVLAFVAALLVTAMLQPTVARLRRLGLPRGLATAVTAIAGFVIMGLVGWFVVWQVMDNLDNLSDRVRDGIEELKRWLLDSPFHVTESQINDIAKNLSDTIGTNTEEITSAGLQGVTVMVEILTGILLAMFSTLFLLYDGKRIWQWTLKLVPAQAREGVAGAGPRAWRTLTAYVRGTVIVALIDAIFIGIGIYFLDVPMAVPLAVFIFLFAFIPLVGAVISGALAVVVALVTQGVFTALMVLIVVLAVQQIEGHVLQPFILGRAVRVHPLAVVLAVAAGGLTAGIGGAVVAVPLVAVTNTVVGYLRVYSQEQALLATSAPHDAAVVEVAPGAVAVPEGTPEPQERE; encoded by the coding sequence ATGTCAAGACTGCCAGGCTGGCTCGCGGGGCTGGGCGCCGGAATCACCCGTGCGTCACAGCGGCTGGACGAGCGCCGCAAGGAAGCAGCGGCCGGTGACCTCGCCGACGAGGTCGTCGTGCCCACCCCCCGCCCCGAGCGGATCCCGGCGCCGCCCTCGTACGCCCCGGCGGTCGCGGCCAAGCCCGACCCCGTCTCCGCCATCCCGTGGGGCATGCGCGTCGCGGCGGAGGCCGGCTGGCGGCTCCTCGTACTCGCGGGCACGCTCTGGGTGTTGATGAGGATCATCAGCGCCGTCCAGCTGGTGGTGCTCGCCTTCGTCGCGGCACTGCTCGTCACCGCGATGCTCCAGCCCACCGTGGCCCGGCTGCGCCGGCTCGGTCTGCCGCGCGGGCTCGCCACCGCGGTCACCGCGATCGCCGGGTTCGTCATCATGGGCCTGGTCGGCTGGTTCGTGGTGTGGCAGGTCATGGACAACCTCGACAACCTCTCCGACCGTGTCCGGGACGGCATCGAGGAGCTCAAGCGCTGGCTGCTGGACAGCCCGTTCCATGTCACCGAGTCGCAGATCAACGACATCGCCAAGAACCTCAGCGACACGATCGGCACCAACACCGAGGAGATAACGTCCGCCGGCCTTCAGGGCGTGACGGTGATGGTGGAGATCCTCACCGGCATCCTGTTGGCGATGTTCTCCACGCTCTTCCTGCTCTACGACGGGAAGCGCATCTGGCAGTGGACGCTGAAGCTGGTCCCGGCGCAGGCCCGCGAGGGAGTCGCCGGAGCCGGGCCGCGGGCATGGCGCACTCTGACCGCGTATGTGCGCGGCACGGTGATAGTCGCCCTGATCGACGCGATATTCATCGGTATCGGCATCTATTTCCTCGATGTCCCGATGGCCGTGCCGCTCGCCGTGTTCATCTTCCTGTTCGCCTTCATCCCGCTCGTCGGCGCGGTCATCTCGGGCGCTCTGGCGGTCGTCGTCGCGCTCGTCACCCAGGGCGTGTTCACCGCCCTGATGGTGCTGATCGTCGTCCTGGCCGTGCAGCAGATCGAGGGGCACGTACTGCAGCCCTTCATCCTGGGACGCGCGGTCCGGGTGCATCCCCTCGCCGTCGTCCTCGCGGTCGCGGCCGGCGGCCTGACCGCCGGCATCGGCGGAGCGGTGGTCGCGGTGCCGCTGGTGGCCGTGACCAACACCGTCGTCGGCTATCTGCGGGTGTACAGCCAGGAACAGGCCCTGCTCGCCACCTCCGCGCCGCACGACGCGGCGGTCGTCGAGGTGGCGCCTGGCGCCGTGGCCGTTCCCGAGGGGACGCCGGAGCCGCAGGAGCGCGAGTGA
- a CDS encoding DUF2079 domain-containing protein has product MRTFSDNSAVRRSVLRSLVPAPSPEPGTRTAARFPAALLPWSWAAAFFLLYATVAVRRHLLLRTTGYDLGIFEQAIRAYSQLRAPIVPLRGENFHLLGDHFHPALAVLAPLYRLWPSPLCLLLAQSALLALGAVPLVAWAQRVLGRRPAHAVALGYGLSWGIASAAAFDFHEVALAVPLLSFAVVALGRRRWGAAVAWAAPLVLVKEDLGLTLAALGCFVAWKGPRFLGVVTAAAGVVASVIEIKVLLPAFNPAGGYAHGVNLGEGGHSTLLGTLVFAPLDALRPDIKAMTLILVFAPSALLALRSPLALLAVPTLAWRMLSQNGFHWGTSFHYSAVLMPIVFAGLIDTLRRWGAADHPLAARQVRASLATVLAVTVVMLPSFPLAQLAQRATWRTTPHIEAARSLLAKIPDGASVAASNRMVPQLTSRCDVVLFPTFPVDARLYEYDKDRLPRPTAEWIIHDREAPEAWPYRTGHWPYPPEKQAAELDAAERRYGYERIAEKDGITLLRLRHAARP; this is encoded by the coding sequence ATGCGGACATTTTCTGACAACTCGGCGGTTCGGCGCAGCGTCCTGCGATCCCTCGTCCCCGCGCCCTCGCCGGAGCCCGGAACCCGCACCGCTGCCCGCTTCCCCGCCGCCCTCCTCCCCTGGAGCTGGGCGGCGGCCTTCTTCCTGCTCTACGCCACCGTCGCCGTGCGCCGTCATCTGCTGCTGCGCACCACCGGCTACGACCTCGGCATCTTCGAGCAGGCCATCCGCGCCTACTCCCAACTGCGCGCCCCGATCGTCCCGTTGCGCGGGGAGAACTTCCATCTGCTCGGCGACCACTTCCACCCCGCGCTCGCGGTCCTCGCCCCGCTCTACCGCCTCTGGCCGTCCCCGCTGTGTCTGCTCCTCGCCCAGTCGGCGCTGCTGGCGCTCGGCGCCGTACCGCTGGTGGCCTGGGCGCAGCGGGTGCTCGGGCGGCGGCCGGCGCACGCCGTCGCCCTCGGGTACGGGCTCAGCTGGGGCATCGCGTCAGCCGCCGCGTTCGACTTCCACGAGGTCGCGCTCGCCGTGCCGCTGCTGTCGTTCGCCGTCGTCGCACTCGGCCGGCGGCGCTGGGGAGCCGCGGTGGCCTGGGCCGCACCGCTGGTCCTGGTCAAGGAGGACCTGGGCCTCACGCTCGCCGCGCTGGGCTGCTTCGTCGCCTGGAAGGGGCCGCGGTTTCTCGGCGTCGTCACCGCGGCCGCCGGTGTGGTCGCCTCGGTGATCGAGATCAAGGTGCTGCTGCCCGCGTTCAATCCGGCCGGCGGCTATGCCCATGGTGTGAACCTGGGCGAGGGCGGCCACTCCACCCTGCTCGGCACCCTCGTCTTCGCCCCGCTCGACGCGCTGCGCCCGGACATCAAGGCGATGACGCTCATCCTGGTGTTCGCGCCCTCGGCGCTGCTTGCCCTGCGCTCTCCGCTCGCCCTGCTGGCCGTGCCCACGCTCGCCTGGCGGATGCTCTCCCAGAACGGCTTCCACTGGGGCACGTCCTTCCACTACAGCGCCGTTCTGATGCCGATCGTGTTCGCCGGGCTCATCGACACCCTGCGGCGCTGGGGTGCGGCCGACCACCCGCTCGCCGCGCGGCAGGTGAGGGCGTCCCTCGCCACGGTCCTCGCCGTCACCGTCGTGATGCTGCCGTCGTTCCCCCTGGCCCAGCTGGCGCAGCGGGCCACCTGGCGCACCACACCGCACATCGAGGCCGCCCGCTCCCTGCTGGCGAAGATCCCCGACGGCGCGTCGGTCGCCGCCTCCAACCGCATGGTCCCCCAGCTCACTTCACGCTGCGACGTGGTGCTCTTCCCGACCTTCCCGGTCGACGCCCGGCTCTACGAGTACGACAAGGACCGGCTGCCGCGCCCGACGGCCGAGTGGATCATCCACGACCGGGAGGCGCCCGAGGCCTGGCCGTACCGCACCGGCCACTGGCCCTATCCGCCCGAGAAGCAGGCCGCCGAACTCGACGCCGCCGAGCGCCGGTACGGCTACGAGCGGATCGCCGAGAAGGACGGCATCACCCTGCTGCGCCTCAGGCATGCGGCGCGACCGTGA
- a CDS encoding class I SAM-dependent methyltransferase has translation MTAQQHGTPRSFDDLIEEAAAVSVEGWDFSWLEGRATEQRPSWGYARSMGERMARASAALDIQTGGGEVLASVPVLPQLTVATEAWPPNVAKATALLRTRGVAVVADPEEPPLPFADEAFDLVVSRHPVRAYWQEIARVLRPGGTYFSQEVGPASVFELVEYFLGPQPPEVRGVRDPGAARAAAESAGLDVVDLRAESLRTEFHDIGAVVYFLRKVIWMVPGFTVEQYRPRLAALHERIESEGPFVATTTRFLIEAVKPVQCRSRH, from the coding sequence ATGACAGCGCAGCAGCACGGCACACCGCGGTCGTTCGATGACCTGATCGAGGAGGCGGCGGCCGTCTCCGTCGAGGGATGGGACTTCTCCTGGCTGGAGGGGAGAGCCACCGAGCAGCGCCCTTCCTGGGGGTACGCCCGGTCGATGGGCGAGCGCATGGCGCGGGCCTCGGCGGCGCTGGACATCCAGACCGGTGGCGGTGAAGTCCTGGCCTCCGTACCGGTGTTGCCACAGCTCACCGTTGCGACGGAGGCCTGGCCGCCGAACGTCGCCAAGGCCACCGCCCTGCTGCGGACGAGGGGCGTGGCGGTCGTCGCCGATCCCGAGGAGCCGCCGCTGCCGTTCGCCGACGAGGCGTTCGACCTCGTCGTCAGCCGCCATCCCGTCCGTGCGTACTGGCAGGAGATCGCCCGCGTACTGCGCCCCGGCGGCACCTACTTCTCGCAGGAGGTCGGCCCGGCCAGCGTCTTCGAACTGGTGGAGTACTTCCTCGGGCCGCAGCCGCCCGAGGTGCGCGGCGTCCGCGACCCCGGGGCGGCGCGGGCCGCGGCCGAGTCCGCGGGTCTGGACGTGGTGGATCTGCGGGCGGAGTCGCTGCGCACCGAGTTCCACGACATCGGGGCCGTCGTCTACTTCCTGCGCAAGGTCATCTGGATGGTCCCCGGGTTCACGGTCGAGCAGTACCGTCCGCGGCTCGCGGCGCTCCACGAACGGATCGAGTCCGAGGGACCCTTCGTCGCCACGACGACGCGCTTCCTCATCGAGGCGGTCAAGCCCGTCCAGTGCCGCTCCCGGCACTAG
- a CDS encoding PhoH family protein, giving the protein MVNSTKRRMPDRRTYVLDTSVLLADPNAMTRFDEHEVVLPIVVITELEAKRHHPELGYFARQALRLLDDFRIRYGRLDAPIPMGDLGGTIRVELNHSDPGVLPAGFRLGDNDSRILAVARNLQAEGYDVTVVSKDLPLRIKASSVGLLAEEYRAELAITDSGWTGMAEMSLSAEQVDLLYSEETLYVPEAAELPVHTGLVLQSERGKALGRITAEGNVRLVRGDREAFGIHGRSAEQRIALDLLLDPDVGIVSLGGRAGTGKSALALCAGLEAVLERRQHQKVMVFRPLYAVGGQELGYLPGTEAEKMSPWAQAVFDTLSAVAGREVIEEVLGRGMLEVLPLTHIRGRSLHDAFVIVDEAQSLERNVLLTVLSRIGADSRVVLTHDVAQRDNLRVGRYDGVVAVVEKLKGHPLFAHVTLTRSERSQIAALVTEMLEEGQI; this is encoded by the coding sequence GTGGTGAACAGCACTAAGCGCCGCATGCCCGACAGGCGCACTTACGTTCTCGACACCAGCGTCCTGCTGGCCGACCCGAACGCCATGACCCGCTTCGACGAGCACGAAGTCGTGCTCCCGATCGTGGTCATCACGGAGCTGGAGGCAAAGAGGCACCATCCGGAACTCGGCTACTTCGCCCGTCAGGCCCTGCGCCTGCTGGACGACTTCCGAATCCGGTACGGACGCCTCGACGCCCCCATCCCCATGGGCGACCTCGGCGGCACGATCCGTGTCGAGCTCAACCACTCCGATCCCGGCGTCCTTCCGGCCGGCTTCCGATTGGGGGACAACGACTCACGGATCCTGGCGGTAGCGCGCAATCTCCAGGCCGAGGGGTACGACGTCACGGTCGTCTCCAAGGACCTGCCTCTGCGGATCAAGGCCTCCTCCGTCGGTCTGCTGGCCGAGGAGTACCGCGCCGAGCTCGCCATCACCGACTCCGGCTGGACCGGAATGGCGGAGATGTCGCTCTCGGCCGAACAGGTCGATCTGCTCTACAGCGAGGAGACGCTCTACGTCCCCGAGGCGGCCGAGCTGCCCGTCCACACCGGACTGGTCCTTCAGTCCGAGCGCGGCAAGGCGCTCGGCAGGATCACGGCCGAGGGCAACGTCCGGCTCGTGCGCGGTGACCGGGAGGCCTTCGGCATCCACGGCCGCAGCGCCGAGCAGCGCATCGCCCTCGATCTGCTCCTCGACCCGGACGTCGGCATCGTCTCGCTCGGCGGCCGGGCCGGCACCGGAAAGTCGGCCCTCGCGCTGTGCGCGGGACTCGAAGCGGTCCTGGAGCGCCGACAGCACCAGAAGGTGATGGTCTTCCGGCCGCTGTACGCGGTGGGCGGGCAGGAGCTCGGTTATCTCCCCGGCACCGAGGCCGAGAAGATGAGCCCCTGGGCGCAGGCCGTCTTCGACACGCTCTCCGCCGTGGCGGGCCGTGAAGTGATCGAGGAGGTCCTGGGGCGCGGCATGCTCGAGGTCTTGCCGCTCACCCATATCCGGGGCCGCTCGCTGCACGACGCGTTCGTCATCGTGGACGAGGCCCAGTCCCTCGAGCGGAACGTCCTGTTGACCGTTCTGTCCCGAATCGGGGCCGATTCCCGGGTTGTTCTCACGCACGACGTGGCACAACGGGACAATCTGCGCGTGGGGCGGTACGACGGAGTCGTCGCCGTGGTCGAGAAGTTGAAGGGCCATCCGCTGTTCGCGCACGTCACCCTCACCCGGTCCGAGCGGTCGCAGATCGCCGCGCTGGTGACCGAAATGCTCGAGGAAGGCCAGATCTAG
- a CDS encoding winged helix-turn-helix transcriptional regulator translates to MAKAKSAYSCGLDAAVDVVGGKWKPLILWALHDGTHRFGELKRHVGGVSEKMLIQQLRELEADGVVHREVYREVPPRVEYSLTELGEALNTALLPLGVWGDTFMEQIIANKTKEPSA, encoded by the coding sequence GTGGCCAAGGCGAAGAGTGCGTACAGCTGCGGTCTCGATGCCGCCGTGGATGTCGTCGGCGGCAAGTGGAAGCCGCTCATCCTGTGGGCGCTGCACGACGGCACGCACCGCTTCGGGGAGCTGAAGCGCCATGTCGGCGGCGTCAGCGAGAAGATGCTCATCCAGCAGCTGCGCGAGCTGGAGGCGGACGGTGTGGTGCACCGCGAGGTCTACCGGGAGGTGCCGCCCCGGGTGGAGTACTCCCTCACCGAACTGGGGGAGGCGCTGAACACCGCGCTGCTGCCGCTCGGGGTGTGGGGAGACACCTTCATGGAGCAGATCATCGCCAACAAGACGAAGGAACCGTCGGCCTGA
- a CDS encoding cupin domain-containing protein — translation MDTEPVNIIEALASFDDVYSPRIVARMNDYDVRIAHTAGEHVWHVHEDTDEFFLVLDGRFDIALRAADGTESTVELTKGDTFVVPRGTEHKPSSPGGSILMFEPSGTKSTGDRHEGEIPGHVDSTTGHALS, via the coding sequence ATGGACACCGAGCCGGTCAACATCATCGAGGCGCTCGCCTCCTTCGACGACGTCTACAGCCCGCGCATCGTCGCCCGGATGAACGACTACGACGTACGCATCGCCCACACCGCCGGAGAACATGTCTGGCACGTCCACGAGGACACCGACGAGTTCTTCCTCGTGCTCGACGGCCGCTTCGACATCGCCCTGCGCGCCGCCGACGGCACCGAGTCCACCGTCGAGCTCACCAAGGGCGACACCTTCGTCGTGCCCAGGGGAACCGAGCACAAGCCGTCGTCGCCCGGCGGCTCGATCCTCATGTTCGAGCCGTCCGGTACGAAGTCGACGGGCGACCGGCACGAGGGCGAGATCCCCGGCCATGTCGACAGCACCACGGGACACGCCCTGTCATGA
- a CDS encoding isoprenyl transferase, protein MNLRDLVYGLYARRVEGRLDHAQVPKHIGVILDGNRRWAKASGGTAEQGHKAGASKIQELLGWCAETDVEVVTLWLLSTDNLDRPEKELVPLLGIIENAVRDLAADGRWRVHHVGTLDLLPARTQSVLKEAEQATDGIDGILVNVAVGYGGRQEIADAVRSLLLEHADKGTSFEELAEIVDVEHISEHLYTRGQPDPDLVIRTSGEQRLSGFMLWQSAHSEYYFCEVFWPAFRKVDFLRALRDYAARHRRYGN, encoded by the coding sequence GTGAACTTGCGTGACCTGGTGTACGGGCTCTACGCACGCCGGGTGGAGGGCCGACTCGACCACGCCCAGGTGCCCAAGCACATCGGCGTCATCCTGGACGGCAACCGTCGCTGGGCCAAGGCATCCGGCGGTACCGCCGAACAGGGTCACAAGGCCGGCGCCAGCAAGATCCAGGAGCTGCTGGGCTGGTGCGCCGAGACCGATGTCGAGGTCGTCACCCTCTGGCTGCTGTCCACGGACAATCTGGACCGCCCGGAGAAGGAGCTCGTCCCGCTCCTCGGCATCATCGAGAACGCGGTCCGCGACCTGGCGGCCGACGGCCGCTGGCGCGTGCACCACGTCGGCACGCTCGACCTGCTTCCCGCCCGCACCCAGTCCGTGCTGAAGGAGGCCGAGCAGGCCACCGACGGCATCGACGGAATACTGGTGAATGTCGCGGTCGGCTACGGCGGCCGGCAGGAGATCGCGGACGCGGTCCGCTCCCTCCTTCTGGAGCACGCCGACAAGGGCACCAGCTTCGAGGAGCTGGCCGAGATCGTCGATGTCGAACACATCTCCGAACATCTGTACACCCGCGGCCAGCCCGATCCCGACCTGGTCATCCGCACCAGCGGCGAGCAGCGGCTGTCCGGATTCATGCTCTGGCAGAGCGCCCACTCGGAGTACTACTTCTGCGAAGTCTTCTGGCCGGCGTTCCGCAAGGTGGACTTCCTGCGAGCCCTCCGTGACTACGCCGCGCGCCATCGCCGCTACGGAAACTGA
- a CDS encoding winged helix DNA-binding domain-containing protein: MTTREVTWTEASARRLRRQGLVTPAQDSPARITAAMLGAHAQVLSAAELSVALRLDGGANRTGVREALWTERSLVKTYGPRGTVHLLAAEDMPMWTGALSAIPTGSNPMPPDVRMTDEQTEQVLAAIGDALTGAELTIDELTEAIVERTGPWAGDRVMEAFQDKWPRWRQATHLAAHRGLLAFAPNRGRKATCTNPGVTPMEGPAALEVLLEHYLRAYGPATPAHFAKWLAAPRSWAAGLFASSATDGRIEEVAFAGERAWVAAGDTGFADEAPRGVRLLPYFDAFTIASQPRELLFPGAARERALAGGQAGNFPVVLVDGEVRGVWHQKRSGKRIAVTVEPVGKALEGARTRRDLQRQVERVAEVLEGTAELTVGTVTVGPHA; the protein is encoded by the coding sequence ATGACGACGCGCGAAGTGACATGGACCGAGGCCTCCGCCCGCAGGCTCCGCCGCCAGGGCCTGGTCACCCCCGCCCAGGACTCACCCGCCCGGATCACCGCCGCCATGCTCGGCGCACACGCGCAGGTCCTCTCCGCCGCCGAGCTGTCCGTCGCGCTGCGCCTGGACGGCGGCGCGAACAGGACGGGCGTGCGCGAGGCGCTGTGGACGGAGCGCAGTCTGGTGAAGACGTACGGACCCCGTGGCACCGTCCATCTGCTGGCGGCCGAGGACATGCCGATGTGGACCGGGGCGCTCTCCGCGATCCCCACCGGATCGAACCCGATGCCGCCCGATGTGCGGATGACGGACGAGCAGACGGAGCAGGTCCTGGCGGCCATCGGCGACGCACTCACCGGCGCGGAGCTGACGATCGACGAGCTGACCGAGGCGATCGTCGAGCGCACCGGTCCGTGGGCGGGCGATCGGGTGATGGAGGCCTTCCAGGACAAGTGGCCCCGGTGGCGCCAGGCGACCCATCTGGCGGCGCACCGCGGGCTGCTCGCCTTCGCCCCCAACCGCGGGCGCAAGGCGACCTGCACGAACCCCGGCGTCACCCCGATGGAGGGGCCGGCCGCGCTGGAGGTCCTCCTGGAGCACTATCTGCGGGCGTACGGGCCCGCCACACCCGCGCACTTCGCGAAGTGGCTCGCCGCCCCTCGCTCCTGGGCGGCCGGGCTCTTCGCGTCATCGGCGACCGACGGCCGGATCGAGGAGGTCGCGTTCGCGGGTGAGCGGGCATGGGTGGCGGCCGGGGACACCGGCTTCGCCGACGAGGCACCGCGCGGGGTGCGGTTGCTGCCCTACTTCGACGCGTTCACCATCGCCTCGCAGCCGCGAGAGCTGCTCTTCCCGGGCGCCGCCCGCGAGCGGGCGCTCGCAGGCGGTCAGGCCGGGAACTTCCCCGTCGTCCTCGTCGACGGAGAGGTCCGCGGGGTGTGGCACCAGAAGCGGTCGGGGAAGCGGATCGCGGTCACGGTCGAGCCGGTGGGGAAGGCGCTGGAGGGCGCCCGGACGCGCCGTGACCTTCAGCGTCAGGTGGAGCGGGTCGCCGAAGTGCTGGAGGGGACGGCGGAGCTGACGGTCGGTACGGTCACGGTCGGGCCGCATGCCTGA
- a CDS encoding transglycosylase SLT domain-containing protein codes for MSRISVRGFAVASATAVTTVGAVVGVASGNTQPAGDTLEATAADATLLADIPMGQQAQVQVSSLAEQADAQAAAADATAKKSAEEAARIEAAKTAKAKKEAAEEKAQAEREKEERANRDSVRDASSFSAKGSYSVAEVQAIARQMVPADQFQCFSNIVDHESTWNYRAQNPSSGAYGLVQALPGSKMSSAGADWQTNPATQIKWGLNYMNERYDSPCGAWSFWQANNWY; via the coding sequence GTGAGCCGGATCTCGGTCCGGGGATTCGCCGTGGCGTCAGCCACCGCGGTCACCACCGTCGGAGCTGTAGTGGGCGTTGCCTCGGGCAACACCCAGCCCGCGGGCGACACGCTCGAGGCGACGGCCGCCGACGCGACTCTCCTCGCAGACATTCCCATGGGCCAGCAGGCCCAGGTTCAGGTCTCCTCCCTCGCGGAGCAGGCCGACGCCCAGGCCGCCGCCGCCGACGCGACGGCCAAGAAGTCCGCCGAGGAAGCTGCCCGCATCGAGGCCGCCAAGACCGCCAAGGCGAAGAAGGAAGCCGCCGAGGAGAAGGCCCAGGCCGAGCGCGAGAAGGAAGAGCGGGCCAACCGCGACTCCGTGCGCGACGCTTCGAGCTTCTCCGCGAAGGGCTCCTACTCCGTCGCCGAGGTCCAGGCGATCGCCCGGCAGATGGTCCCCGCCGACCAGTTCCAGTGCTTCAGCAACATCGTGGACCACGAGTCCACCTGGAACTACCGCGCGCAGAACCCCTCGTCCGGTGCGTACGGTCTCGTCCAGGCCCTGCCCGGCTCGAAGATGTCCTCGGCCGGCGCCGACTGGCAGACCAACCCGGCCACCCAGATCAAGTGGGGCCTCAACTACATGAACGAGCGCTACGACAGCCCCTGCGGCGCGTGGTCGTTCTGGCAGGCCAACAACTGGTACTAG
- the mgrA gene encoding L-glyceraldehyde 3-phosphate reductase yields the protein MTHTSPYLASPDRYDSMEYRRSGRSGLKLPALSLGLWHNFGDDRALDSQRSILRRAFDLGVTHFDLANNYGPPPGSAELNFGKLFAQDFAPYRDELVISTKAGYLMHPGPYGEWGSRKYLLSSLDASLDRMGLDYVDIFYSHRFDANTPLEETMGALATAVQQGKALYVGVSSYTAEQTAEAARLLKEMGVPALIHQPSYSMINRWIEDDGLLDTLESAGMGCISFVPLAQGLLTGKYLKGIPEGSRATQGKSLDPKLLSDEVVRRLNGLNDIAAGRGQSLAQLAISWVLRDPRMTSALIGASSVKQLEENVAALAGAPLSEEELREIDVYAVDTEGTNIWAGRS from the coding sequence GTGACTCATACCTCCCCGTACCTCGCTTCTCCCGACCGCTACGACTCGATGGAGTACCGCCGCTCCGGCCGGTCGGGGCTGAAGCTCCCCGCGCTCTCGCTCGGCCTGTGGCACAACTTCGGCGACGACCGCGCGCTCGACTCGCAGCGTTCCATCCTGCGCCGCGCCTTCGATCTCGGCGTGACGCACTTCGACCTGGCGAACAACTACGGGCCGCCGCCCGGTTCCGCCGAGCTCAACTTCGGCAAGCTCTTCGCGCAGGACTTCGCGCCCTACCGCGACGAACTGGTCATTTCCACCAAGGCCGGCTATCTCATGCACCCGGGGCCGTACGGCGAGTGGGGATCCCGCAAGTACCTGCTGTCCTCGCTCGACGCGTCCCTGGACCGCATGGGGCTCGACTACGTCGACATCTTCTACTCGCACCGCTTCGACGCGAACACTCCTCTCGAGGAGACGATGGGCGCGCTGGCGACCGCCGTGCAACAGGGCAAGGCGCTGTACGTGGGCGTCTCCTCCTACACCGCGGAGCAGACCGCCGAGGCGGCCCGGCTGCTGAAGGAGATGGGCGTCCCCGCCCTCATCCACCAGCCCTCCTACTCGATGATCAACCGCTGGATCGAGGACGACGGGCTGCTCGACACCCTGGAGAGCGCCGGCATGGGCTGCATCTCCTTCGTGCCGCTCGCGCAGGGCCTGCTGACGGGCAAGTATCTGAAGGGCATCCCCGAGGGCTCGCGGGCCACCCAGGGCAAGTCGCTGGACCCGAAGCTTCTTTCCGACGAGGTCGTGCGCCGGCTGAACGGGCTGAACGACATCGCCGCCGGGCGCGGTCAGTCGCTGGCGCAGCTGGCCATCAGCTGGGTGCTGCGGGATCCGCGGATGACGTCGGCCCTGATCGGCGCGTCCAGTGTGAAGCAGCTCGAGGAGAACGTGGCGGCTCTGGCCGGTGCGCCTCTGAGCGAGGAGGAGCTGCGGGAGATCGACGTCTACGCGGTCGACACCGAGGGCACCAACATCTGGGCGGGCCGCAGCTGA
- a CDS encoding peroxiredoxin, which translates to MLTVGDQFPTYELTSCVSLETGKEFEVINHKSYEGKWKVVFAWPKDFTFVCPTEIAAFGKLNDEFADRDAQILGFSGDSEFVHHAWRKDHADLRDLPFPMMADSKHELMRDLGIEGEDGFAQRAVFIVDPNNEIQFTMVTAGSVGRNPKEVLRVLDALQTDELCPCNWKSGDETLDPVKLLAGE; encoded by the coding sequence GTGCTCACTGTCGGTGACCAGTTCCCCACGTACGAACTCACCTCCTGCGTCTCGCTGGAGACCGGCAAGGAGTTCGAGGTGATCAACCACAAGTCCTACGAGGGCAAGTGGAAGGTCGTCTTCGCGTGGCCCAAGGACTTCACCTTCGTCTGCCCCACCGAGATCGCCGCCTTCGGCAAGCTGAACGACGAGTTCGCCGACCGCGACGCTCAGATTCTCGGCTTCTCCGGTGACTCCGAGTTCGTCCACCACGCCTGGCGCAAGGACCACGCCGATCTGCGTGACCTGCCCTTCCCGATGATGGCCGACTCCAAGCACGAGCTGATGCGCGACCTCGGCATCGAGGGCGAGGACGGCTTCGCCCAGCGCGCCGTCTTCATCGTCGACCCGAACAACGAGATCCAGTTCACGATGGTGACCGCCGGCTCCGTCGGCCGTAACCCCAAGGAGGTCCTGCGGGTGCTCGACGCCCTGCAGACCGACGAGCTGTGCCCCTGCAACTGGAAGTCCGGCGACGAGACCCTCGACCCGGTCAAGCTGCTGGCCGGTGAGTGA
- a CDS encoding alkyl hydroperoxide reductase, with translation MALDELKSALPDYAKDLKLNLGSVIGNSDLPQQQLWGTVLACAIASRSPKVLRELEPEARENLSPEAYTAAKSAAAIMAMNNVFYRTRHLLSDPEYGTLRAGLRMNVIGNPGVEKVDFELWSLAVSAVNGCGQCLDSHEQVLRKAGVDRETVQEAFKIAAVIQAVGTTLDAEAVLAE, from the coding sequence ATGGCACTCGATGAGCTCAAGTCCGCGCTGCCGGACTACGCCAAGGACCTGAAGCTGAACCTCGGTTCGGTCATCGGCAACAGCGACCTCCCGCAGCAGCAGCTGTGGGGCACCGTGCTGGCCTGCGCGATCGCCTCGCGCTCGCCGAAGGTGTTGCGCGAGCTGGAGCCGGAGGCCCGGGAGAACCTCTCCCCCGAGGCGTACACCGCCGCCAAGTCCGCCGCCGCAATCATGGCGATGAACAACGTCTTCTACCGGACCCGGCACCTGCTGTCGGACCCGGAGTACGGGACGCTGCGCGCGGGCCTGCGGATGAACGTCATCGGCAACCCGGGTGTGGAGAAGGTCGACTTCGAGCTGTGGTCGCTCGCCGTCTCCGCCGTCAACGGCTGCGGCCAGTGCCTGGACTCGCACGAGCAGGTGCTGCGCAAGGCGGGCGTGGACCGCGAGACGGTCCAGGAAGCCTTCAAGATCGCCGCGGTGATCCAGGCGGTCGGAACGACGCTGGACGCCGAGGCCGTCCTCGCCGAGTAG